A single Cyanobacteriota bacterium DNA region contains:
- the atpD gene encoding F0F1 ATP synthase subunit beta produces the protein MVTTAERTNIGYITQIIGPVVDIKFPSGNLPKIYNALSISGTNTAGQTVKVTCEVQQLLGDNQVRAVAMSSTDGLIRGMEVVDTGAAISVPVGTPTLGRIFNVLGEPVDEKGDVDRSQTMPIHRPAPKLTDLETKPSIFETGIKVVDLLTPYRRGGKIGLFGGAGVGKTVIMMELINNIATQHGGVSVFGGVGERTREGNDLYNEMIESKVIDEEDPSKSKIALVYGQMNEPPGARMRVGLSALTMAEYFRDVNKQDVLLFIDNIFRFVQAGSEVSALLGRMPSAVGYQPTLGTDVGDLQERITSTTEGSITSIQAVYVPADDLTDPAPATTF, from the coding sequence ATGGTTACCACAGCAGAACGAACAAATATCGGTTACATCACCCAAATCATTGGCCCCGTTGTGGACATTAAGTTTCCCAGCGGTAACTTGCCTAAGATTTACAATGCTTTGAGCATCAGTGGTACGAATACAGCGGGTCAGACGGTTAAAGTGACTTGTGAAGTGCAGCAATTGTTGGGAGACAATCAAGTCCGCGCCGTAGCAATGAGTAGCACCGATGGCTTGATCCGTGGAATGGAAGTCGTAGATACTGGTGCTGCCATCAGTGTGCCCGTAGGAACTCCAACTTTGGGTCGTATCTTCAATGTACTGGGCGAGCCTGTTGATGAAAAGGGTGATGTTGACCGCTCTCAGACCATGCCCATTCACCGTCCTGCTCCTAAACTGACGGATTTAGAGACTAAGCCCTCAATATTTGAAACGGGAATCAAGGTGGTTGATTTGCTGACTCCCTATCGTCGGGGCGGCAAGATTGGGCTATTCGGTGGTGCTGGTGTGGGCAAAACCGTGATTATGATGGAGTTGATTAACAACATTGCAACTCAACACGGTGGCGTGTCTGTGTTTGGCGGCGTGGGTGAGCGTACCCGCGAGGGCAATGACCTCTACAACGAAATGATTGAGTCTAAGGTAATTGACGAAGAAGATCCCAGTAAGTCTAAAATTGCTCTGGTCTATGGTCAGATGAACGAGCCACCAGGAGCACGGATGCGGGTAGGTCTGTCAGCATTGACCATGGCGGAATATTTCCGGGATGTCAACAAACAGGATGTGTTGCTATTTATCGACAACATTTTCCGGTTCGTGCAAGCTGGTTCTGAAGTGTCGGCACTGCTCGGTCGGATGCCTTCGGCGGTAGGTTATCAGCCAACTCTGGGTACGGATGTGGGTGACTTGCAAGAGCGAATTACCTCTACTACTGAAGGTTCGATTACCTCAATTCAGGCGGTATATGTGCCAGCAGATGACCTAACTGACCCAGCACCAGCCACGACTTTTG